Proteins co-encoded in one Megalops cyprinoides isolate fMegCyp1 chromosome 1, fMegCyp1.pri, whole genome shotgun sequence genomic window:
- the cnnm2b gene encoding metal transporter CNNM2 isoform X4, with the protein MAEQSAPVPSAKMAALNRVRAFTLVFLTVSGCFISSTSGKEGAEETVIIGLRLEDTDDISFMDRGYLRVSERSRVKLRVYGQNINNETWSKIAFTEHERTRVIGDIDSSAGDNKSQEDTSSFHPCGIRTSDIIILPNIILNRKTSGIVEIEVKPLRKTERSKAYYLCIATSTPALAGLHDPWTENTWIYHDGEDTKVIVVEEKKFLLPFWLQVIFISMLLCLSGMFSGLNLGLMALDPMELQIVQNCGTEKEKNYARKIEPVRSQGNYLLCSLLLGNVLVNTTLTILLDDIAGSGLIAVVMSTIGIVIFGEIVPQAICSRHGLAVGANTIFLTKFFMLLTFPASYPVSKLLDYLLGQEIGTVYNREKLLEMLRVTDPYNDLVKEELNIIQGALELRTKTVEDVMTPLRDCFMITGDAILDFNTMSEIMESGYTRIPVFEGERSNIVDLLFVKDLAFVDPDDSTPLKTITKFYSHPLHFVFNDTKLDAMLEEFKKGKSHLAIVQRVNNEGEGDPFYEVLGIVTLEDVIEEIIKSEILDETDLYSS; encoded by the coding sequence ATGGCAGAGCAGTCGGCCCCAGTACCCTCTGCAAAAATGGCGGCACTTAACCGGGTTCGAGCCTTTACTTTGGTTTTCTTAACTGTCAGCGGCTGCTTCATTAGCTCGACGAGTGGCAAGGAAGGGGCAGAGGAGACGGTAATAATTGGTCTCAGACTGGAGGACACGGACGACATTTCCTTCATGGACAGGGGCTATCTGCGGGTCAGCGAAAGGTCTCGTGTCAAGTTGAGGGTCTATGGGCAAAACATTAATAACGAGACGTGGTCCAAAATTGCTTTCACAGAACATGAGCGGACTCGAGTCATCGGAGATATTGACAGCTCAGCAGGGGATAACAAGAGCCAGGAGGATACCTCCAGCTTCCATCCCTGTGGGATTAGAACCTCGGATATTATAATTCTGCCCAATATAATCTTGAATAGAAAGACGTCGGGAATAGTTGAAATAGAAGTCAAGCCTCtaaggaagacagaaagaagtAAAGCGTACTACCTGTGCATCGCCACTTCAACACCCGCTCTGGCTGGCTTGCATGACCCATGGACCGAGAACACTTGGATCTATCACGACGGCGAGGACACGAAAGTGATTGTGGTGGAGGAAAAGAAGTTTTTACTTCCTTTCTGGCTACAGGTCATTTTCATCTCTATGTTACTTTGCCTCTCGGGTATGTTCAGCGGGTTAAACTTGGGACTGATGGCACTGGACCCTATGGAGCTACAGATAGTTCAGAACTGTGgtacagaaaaggaaaagaattaCGCAAGGAAGATTGAACCGGTACGGAGCCAAGGGAATTACCTGCTTTGCTCACTTCTGTTAGGGAACGTCTTGGTGAACACTACCTTGACAATTCTCTTGGATGATATTGCAGGGTCGGGACTGATTGCCGTTGTGATGTCAACCATCGGGATTGTAATCTTCGGTGAAATTGTGCCCCAAGCCATATGTTCAAGGCACGGTCTCGCAGTTGGTGCAAATACTATATTCTTGACCAAATTTTTTATGCTGCTTACTTTCCCAGCTTCGTATCCAGTCAGCAAACTCTTAGATTACCTTTTGGGCCAGGAGATAGGAACGGTGTACAACAGAGAAAAACTTCTGGAGATGCTGAGAGTAACGGATCCGTACAATGATTTAGTCAAAGAGGAACTCAACATCATTCAGGGCGCACTGGAGCTCAGGACTAAGACCGTAGAAGATGTCATGACCCCTTTGAGAGACTGTTTCATGATCACAGGGGATGCCATCCTCGACTTCAATACCATGTCTGAAATTATGGAGAGCGGGTACACCCGTATACCTGTGTTCGAAGGGGAGAGATCTAACATCGTGGACCTGCTGTTTGTCAAAGACTTGGCATTCGTGGACCCGGATGACAGCACCCCGCTGAAAACAATTACTAAATTCTACAGCCATCCCTTgcactttgtttttaatgacaCCAAGCTCGATGCCATGCTGGAGGAGTTTAAGAAAG
- the as3mt gene encoding arsenite methyltransferase, translated as MTELQKRRSECSEECHSHEPMTHEDVKDYYGKKLQKSSDLKTNACIAPAKPVPAFIRNVLAEVHPEVTSRYYGCGLVVPECLEHCRLLDLGCGSGRDCYMLSRLVGEKGHITGIDMTEEQLEVARKHIGYHTQKFGFSKPNVEFVHGYIEALTKAGLEASSYDVIISNCVVNLSQDKTSVLREAFRVLKDGGELYFSDIYSSSRLPEEIRSHKVLWGECLGGALWWEDLMRLAAEVGFSTPRLVTANTITVGNKELESLLGDYKFVSATYRLFKIPKNAEKKDCLVIYNGNITGFEKSLEFDCHYTFKENEMVKVDGEVASILKNSRFEEEFTFQPDAEMPLPGSCCVSPKVVLVNPFELAEKFESASVSPATGGCCGTQASCCK; from the exons TGAGTGCTCAGAAGAATGTCATTCACATGAGCCCATGACTCATGAAGATGTGAAG GATTACTATGGAAAGAAATTGCAGAAAAGCTCAGACCTCAAGACTAATGCTTGCATTGCCCCGGCCAAACCCGTCCCAGCCTTCATCCGTAACGTCCTGGCAGAGGTGCATCCTGAGGTCACCAGCAG GTACTACGGCTGTGGCCTGGTGGTACCAGAATGCCTGGAGCACTGCAGGCTGTTGGACCTGGGCTGTGGCAGCGGGCGGGACTGCTACATGCTGAGCCGGCTGGTGGGAGAGAAGGGTCACATCACAGGCATTGACATGACAGAGGAACAG cttgAAGTTGCCAGGAAACACATTGGATACCACACTCAGAAGTTTGGCTTCAGCAAGCCTAACGTGGAGTTTGTTCACGGCTACATCGAGGCCCTAACAAAAGCAGGACTGGAAGCAAGTTCTTATGATGTTATAAT atCAAACTGTGTGGTGAATCTGTCTCAAGACAAGACAAGTGTGCTGAGGGAGGCTTTCCGTGTGCTGAAG GATGGGGGAGAGCTGTATTTCAGtgatatttacagcagcagcaggctccCAGAGGAGATCAGGTCCCACAAAGTTCTGTGGG GTGAGTGTCTTGGCGGAGCGCTGTGGTGGGAGGACCTGATGCGATTAGCAGCGGAAGTGGGTTTCAGCACCCCCCGACTGGTCACTGCCAACACCATCACCGTGGGCAACAAGGAGCTGGAGAGCCTCCTCG GTGACTACAAGTTCGTCTCTGCAACTTATCGTCTCTTCAAGATCCCGAAgaatgctgaaaaaaaggaCTGTCTTGTCATCTACAATGGGAATATCACTGGATTTGAGAAGTCCCTGGAGTTTGACTGTCACTATACTTTCAAG GAGAATGAGATGGTGAAAGTGGATGGAGAGGTGGCCAGCATACTGAAGAATTCCAGGTTTGAGGAAGAGTTTACATTCCAGCCAGATGCAGAGATGCCACTCCCTGGATCTTGTTGTGTTTCACCAAAG GTTGTCCTTGTGAACCCCTTTGAACTTGCTGAGAAGTTTGAAAGTGCCAGTGTATCTCCAGCCACAGGGGGGTGCTGTGGAACACAGGCATCTTGCTGCAAATGA